The genomic segment TTCATCGCCTACGCTCCTTATGCGCCAGCGCGATAGCCCAAGGACGTTTACGCTCCTGGAATAAAATCAGCGTGCGTAAACGCATCAGCGTCACGGTAATGAACAGCAACAGATAACCGACAATGGCCCAACGCAGCGGCGTACGCATGCTGGGATCAATGGTTTGCTGCATGTCGGTGGAGCCCTGATGCAGGGTATTCCACCACTGCACCGAAAAATGAATGATGGGAATATTGACGACCCCGACCAGGATCAGGATGCCGGCGATACGGCGATCGTCGAAGGCGTGATACAACGCCATCACGCCCAAATACAAAAACAGCAGCACCAACTCCGAGGTAAGGCGCGCATCCCATACCCACCAGGCGCCCCACATGGGTTTGCCCCAGGCGGATCCCGTTACCAGCGCGATAAAGGTAAACACCGCCCCCATCGCCGCCACCGCCAAATCAGCCATTTTCATTTGCCATACCAGACCGATAAAGGCGGCTATCGCCATAGCGACATATATGCCCATCGATCCCATCGCGGCCGGCACGTGCAAATACATAATACGCACGCTGTCACCCTGCTGATAATCTGGCGGCGCAAAGCCAAAGCCCCAGACCCAGCCAAGCAGCAACGTGATAGCCGCGGCAAGGGCAAGCCCGGGCAGACACCACCCGCAAATTTGGTATAGCCGTTCCGGTTTGGCCCACTGATGAAGCACTTTCCACATGATAGTTATTGCTCACAATTAACAAGGCAAACCCCTTGTCCGGGGTATCGGCATAACAAGGTGACTTGCAAGGTCCGCCGGCCATCACGGCGCGCCGAACCGCAACGCCGCGGCGGTAGCGAACGGCGCCAGGGTTACGCTGCCGGCAAGCAACGCGCCCAGCACCGCCAGATAGCCGTCCACGGGCAACCCTGACGCGGCATTGTCCACGGCGGCGGTCGCAAAAATCAGCACCGGGATAAACAGCAGCAGCAGCAGTAAACTGAGCAACATACCGCCGCGGCGCGCGCCCAGCGTTAACGCCACCCCTATCGCGCCGAGCAAACTCAGCGTCGGTGTCCCCAAGAGCAGCAACAGCGCCAGGTAGCCAGATCAAGCGACAACAACAGCGCCGCCAGCGGAGACATCAACAACAGAGGCAGGCCGGTGACCAGCCAATGGGCACAGACTTTACCCAGTACCGTAAGCGGCAACGGCGCCGGCAATAACAGCAATTGATCCAGCGAGCCGTCCTGCGCATCATCGCGGAACAACCGTTCAAGGGAGAGCAGGCAGGCCAATAGCGCCGCCACCCAAATGACGCCCGGCGCGATACGTTTGAGCAACACCGGCTCCGGCCCAATTCCCAAAGGAAATAGCGTAATGACAATAAGAAAGAACCACAGCGGATTCGCCAGCTCATTGCCATGGCGCCACGCCAGCCGCAGCTCACGGCGCAACACTAACCAGAACATGACGCCGTCTCCGCCGTGTCCAACGCAATCTTACGCACCCGGCTCGCCGAGAGCGGCAACGGTTGATGGGTGGTCAGAATCACCATGCCGCCCGTGGCGCAATGCTGCTCAAACTGCCTGGTCAACGCCTTGGCTCCCTGAAGGTCGAGCGCCGTGAGCGGCTCATCCAGGATCCAAAGCGTCGCCGGCGTCAACCACAGCCTAGCCAAGGCGATACGCCGCTGCTGCCCCGCCGACAACCCCGCCGCGCGCACATCTTCATATCCCAACAACCCAACCTGCTCAAGCGCCCGCCCGATGTCGGCGTCATGTCGCGCTCCATTGATGCCTTGATAAAATAGCAGATTTTCCCACGGCGTCAGGGCGGCCTTAATGCCCGCCTGATGGCCGATATAAAGCAGCTCGCGATAATAGTCGCTCCGACACTGACGCAGCGGGCGCTGGCGCCAGCGGATCTCGCCGTCATCCAGCGGCGCCAGACCGGCCAGGATCCGCAGCAGTGACGTTTTGCCGGCACCGTTCGCGCCCTCTATTTGCACCCAATGACCGGGACCAATCTCATCGTTCAATCCGCTAAATAAGGGGCGATCATCGCGGACACAGGCCAGATTGTGGATTGCCAGCATCAGAAATTAAACTCTTTATTAACAATGGCCCGCATCATAACACGGAGCGCCACAGGAAAAAGGCCGTCGCCGACGCTACCGCCGGCCTATTACCGAAAGCCTGTATTAGATCAATAAAACACATGAAAAACCAGTAACGTTAAAATTTTGTTACTCATTAACCCCAAATTATAGCGGGACATATTTTTTTCGACGCCCTCGCCGCACGTACGCGACTGATTGCGCCCTAGCCGCTACGCTTATGAGGTTTGCTATCCTCGCCGCTGCTAAAGAGACCAATCTATGCACCAGAAACACGAAAAAAACCCTGTGGTCCTTCAGCAAAATGACAATAGCCCGCGTCGGGACGACGAGCTTTCCCACGCCGGCAGCAAAGACCATGAAGTCGAAAGCCAGGAGAATGAAGAAGGAACCGATATTGAGGTGGAGGAGGAGAACCTCCCTTCCCCCGCCGCCGCGGTACATGAAGAGATCCGCCAGGAAGGAGAGAAAGAGCTGGAACGTGACAGTCTGGCATTAGGGTGGTCCGCCCTGGAGGCCGGCCTGTCGATGGGCGCCTCGCTAATGGCAAAAGGCATTTTTCACGCGCGGCTCCCTGAAGGCGCAATCGGTTTTTTTGTCGAAAATCTGGGCTACACCATTGGTTTTGTGATTGTTATTATGGCGCGCCAGCAGCTGTTCACGGAGAACACCTTGACCGCCGTGCTGCCGTTTATGCACAAACCGACCCGCCATAATTTTGCTATTCTGATGCGGCTTTGGGGCGTGGTGCTGGTAGGCAACCTGATTGGCACGGCGTTGATGGCTTTCGCCTTTATCCACCTGCCGGTGTTTGACAGCGCTACGCGCGCGGCTTTTGT from the Candidatus Sodalis pierantonius str. SOPE genome contains:
- a CDS encoding formate/nitrite transporter family protein — translated: MHQKHEKNPVVLQQNDNSPRRDDELSHAGSKDHEVESQENEEGTDIEVEEENLPSPAAAVHEEIRQEGEKELERDSLALGWSALEAGLSMGASLMAKGIFHARLPEGAIGFFVENLGYTIGFVIVIMARQQLFTENTLTAVLPFMHKPTRHNFAILMRLWGVVLVGNLIGTALMAFAFIHLPVFDSATRAAFVTLSQKVMANTPGEMFCNAIISGWIIASLVWMMPSAKHNKLLIIILMTYLMGIGNLTHIVVGSVEILYLVFNGNIPWWQFFYPFALPTLAGNIVGGTFIFALISHAQIRNDLSHHRRTSAASGNKTASAKQD
- the ccmA gene encoding cytochrome c biogenesis heme-transporting ATPase CcmA, yielding MLAIHNLACVRDDRPLFSGLNDEIGPGHWVQIEGANGAGKTSLLRILAGLAPLDDGEIRWRQRPLRQCRSDYYRELLYIGHQAGIKAALTPWENLLFYQGINGARHDADIGRALEQVGLLGYEDVRAAGLSAGQQRRIALARLWLTPATLWILDEPLTALDLQGAKALTRQFEQHCATGGMVILTTHQPLPLSASRVRKIALDTAETASCSG
- a CDS encoding heme ABC transporter permease is translated as MWKVLHQWAKPERLYQICGWCLPGLALAAAITLLLGWVWGFGFAPPDYQQGDSVRIMYLHVPAAMGSMGIYVAMAIAAFIGLVWQMKMADLAVAAMGAVFTFIALVTGSAWGKPMWGAWWVWDARLTSELVLLFLYLGVMALYHAFDDRRIAGILILVGVVNIPIIHFSVQWWNTLHQGSTDMQQTIDPSMRTPLRWAIVGYLLLFITVTLMRLRTLILFQERKRPWAIALAHKERRR